From a region of the Narcine bancroftii isolate sNarBan1 chromosome 5, sNarBan1.hap1, whole genome shotgun sequence genome:
- the LOC138763761 gene encoding excitatory amino acid transporter 5 isoform X2, with protein MLGRMGKNGTPLVSFCQCLNESVMKIVAIATCYFPLGIVFLIAGKILEMDDPTAIGKKLGFYAITVVCGLVVHGLFVLPMVYLFITKKNPIVYIRGILQALLIALATSSSSATLPITFKCLLENNHIDRRIARFVLPVGATINMDGTALYEAVAAIFIAQVNNYELDFGQIITVRDRFRTMINVLGDALAAGIMAHICRKNFTQENDEVPLIRETKPGSINQIMTYQRNGCTNDVNNADNQLYVGVTDESHNVQMELGPRTKKDHCTIEIDELETKV; from the exons ATGCTCGGGAGGATGGGGAAGAATGGGACACCATTGGTCAGCTTCTGCCAGTGCTTGAATGAGTCTGTGATGAAAATTGTCGCTATTGCCACATG cTATTTCCCTTTAGGCATAGTGTTTCTTATTGCTGGCAAAATATTAGAGATGGATGATCCTacagccattggaaagaaactgggttTCTATGCAATCACAGTTGTTTGTGGTCTGGTGGTTCACGGGCTATTCGTTCTACCCATGGTATACCTCTTTATCACCAAGAAAAATCCTATTGTTTATATAAGAGGAATTCTTCAAGCTTTGCTCATAGCTTTGGCTACTTCATCCAG CTCTGCCACTTTGCCTATTACCTTCAAGTGCCTGTTAGAAAATAATCATATTGATCGAAGAATTGCAAGATTTGTTTTGCCTGTGGGAGCTACGATCAACATGGATGGCACTGCCTTGTATGAAGCCGTGGCAGCAATATTTATAGCCCAGGTGAACAACTATGAGCTGGATTTTGGACAAATTATTACTGTGAG GGATAGATTTCGAACCATGATTAATGTCTTGGGAGATGCACTGGCAGCTGGAATTATGGCTCATATCTGCCGAAAGAATTTTACCCAGGAAAATGATGAA GTTCCACTGATTCGTGAAACAAAGCCCGGAAGTATTAATCAGATCATGACTTATCAAAGAAATGGATGTACAAATGATGTGAATAACGCAGATAATCAACTCTATGTGGGTGTCACGGATGAATCCCATAATGtacaaatggagctgggtccCAGAACCAAAAAAGATCATTGCACCATTGAAATAGATGAATTGGAGACCAAAGTATAA
- the LOC138763761 gene encoding excitatory amino acid transporter 5 isoform X1: MLGRMGKNGTPLVSFCQCLNESVMKIVAIATCYFPLGIVFLIAGKILEMDDPTAIGKKLGFYAITVVCGLVVHGLFVLPMVYLFITKKNPIVYIRGILQALLIALATSSSSATLPITFKCLLENNHIDRRIARFVLPVGATINMDGTALYEAVAAIFIAQVNNYELDFGQIITVSITATAASIGAAGIPQAGLVTMVIVLTSVGLPTDDITLIIAVDWALDRFRTMINVLGDALAAGIMAHICRKNFTQENDEVPLIRETKPGSINQIMTYQRNGCTNDVNNADNQLYVGVTDESHNVQMELGPRTKKDHCTIEIDELETKV; this comes from the exons ATGCTCGGGAGGATGGGGAAGAATGGGACACCATTGGTCAGCTTCTGCCAGTGCTTGAATGAGTCTGTGATGAAAATTGTCGCTATTGCCACATG cTATTTCCCTTTAGGCATAGTGTTTCTTATTGCTGGCAAAATATTAGAGATGGATGATCCTacagccattggaaagaaactgggttTCTATGCAATCACAGTTGTTTGTGGTCTGGTGGTTCACGGGCTATTCGTTCTACCCATGGTATACCTCTTTATCACCAAGAAAAATCCTATTGTTTATATAAGAGGAATTCTTCAAGCTTTGCTCATAGCTTTGGCTACTTCATCCAG CTCTGCCACTTTGCCTATTACCTTCAAGTGCCTGTTAGAAAATAATCATATTGATCGAAGAATTGCAAGATTTGTTTTGCCTGTGGGAGCTACGATCAACATGGATGGCACTGCCTTGTATGAAGCCGTGGCAGCAATATTTATAGCCCAGGTGAACAACTATGAGCTGGATTTTGGACAAATTATTACTGTGAG CATCACAGCAACAGCAGCCAGTATTGGTGCAGCAGGGATTCCACAAGCTGGCCTGGTGACCATGGTTATTGTCTTGACATCGGTTGGTCTTCCCACAGATGACATCACACTAATAATTGCTGTGGACTGGGCATT GGATAGATTTCGAACCATGATTAATGTCTTGGGAGATGCACTGGCAGCTGGAATTATGGCTCATATCTGCCGAAAGAATTTTACCCAGGAAAATGATGAA GTTCCACTGATTCGTGAAACAAAGCCCGGAAGTATTAATCAGATCATGACTTATCAAAGAAATGGATGTACAAATGATGTGAATAACGCAGATAATCAACTCTATGTGGGTGTCACGGATGAATCCCATAATGtacaaatggagctgggtccCAGAACCAAAAAAGATCATTGCACCATTGAAATAGATGAATTGGAGACCAAAGTATAA
- the LOC138763761 gene encoding excitatory amino acid transporter 5 isoform X3, which translates to MLGRMGKNGTPLVSFCQCLNESVMKIVAIATCYFPLGIVFLIAGKILEMDDPTAIGKKLGFYAITVVCGLVVHGLFVLPMVYLFITKKNPIVYIRGILQALLIALATSSSSATLPITFKCLLENNHIDRRIARFVLPVGATINMDGTALYEAVAAIFIAQVNNYELDFGQIITVSITATAASIGAAGIPQAGLVTMVIVLTSVGLPTDDITLIIAVDWALDRFRTMINVLGDALAAGIMAHICRKNFTQENDEAV; encoded by the exons ATGCTCGGGAGGATGGGGAAGAATGGGACACCATTGGTCAGCTTCTGCCAGTGCTTGAATGAGTCTGTGATGAAAATTGTCGCTATTGCCACATG cTATTTCCCTTTAGGCATAGTGTTTCTTATTGCTGGCAAAATATTAGAGATGGATGATCCTacagccattggaaagaaactgggttTCTATGCAATCACAGTTGTTTGTGGTCTGGTGGTTCACGGGCTATTCGTTCTACCCATGGTATACCTCTTTATCACCAAGAAAAATCCTATTGTTTATATAAGAGGAATTCTTCAAGCTTTGCTCATAGCTTTGGCTACTTCATCCAG CTCTGCCACTTTGCCTATTACCTTCAAGTGCCTGTTAGAAAATAATCATATTGATCGAAGAATTGCAAGATTTGTTTTGCCTGTGGGAGCTACGATCAACATGGATGGCACTGCCTTGTATGAAGCCGTGGCAGCAATATTTATAGCCCAGGTGAACAACTATGAGCTGGATTTTGGACAAATTATTACTGTGAG CATCACAGCAACAGCAGCCAGTATTGGTGCAGCAGGGATTCCACAAGCTGGCCTGGTGACCATGGTTATTGTCTTGACATCGGTTGGTCTTCCCACAGATGACATCACACTAATAATTGCTGTGGACTGGGCATT GGATAGATTTCGAACCATGATTAATGTCTTGGGAGATGCACTGGCAGCTGGAATTATGGCTCATATCTGCCGAAAGAATTTTACCCAGGAAAATGATGAA gctgtttaa
- the LOC138763761 gene encoding excitatory amino acid transporter 5 isoform X4: MLGRMGKNGTPLVSFCQCLNESVMKIVAIATCSATLPITFKCLLENNHIDRRIARFVLPVGATINMDGTALYEAVAAIFIAQVNNYELDFGQIITVSITATAASIGAAGIPQAGLVTMVIVLTSVGLPTDDITLIIAVDWALDRFRTMINVLGDALAAGIMAHICRKNFTQENDEVPLIRETKPGSINQIMTYQRNGCTNDVNNADNQLYVGVTDESHNVQMELGPRTKKDHCTIEIDELETKV, encoded by the exons ATGCTCGGGAGGATGGGGAAGAATGGGACACCATTGGTCAGCTTCTGCCAGTGCTTGAATGAGTCTGTGATGAAAATTGTCGCTATTGCCACATG CTCTGCCACTTTGCCTATTACCTTCAAGTGCCTGTTAGAAAATAATCATATTGATCGAAGAATTGCAAGATTTGTTTTGCCTGTGGGAGCTACGATCAACATGGATGGCACTGCCTTGTATGAAGCCGTGGCAGCAATATTTATAGCCCAGGTGAACAACTATGAGCTGGATTTTGGACAAATTATTACTGTGAG CATCACAGCAACAGCAGCCAGTATTGGTGCAGCAGGGATTCCACAAGCTGGCCTGGTGACCATGGTTATTGTCTTGACATCGGTTGGTCTTCCCACAGATGACATCACACTAATAATTGCTGTGGACTGGGCATT GGATAGATTTCGAACCATGATTAATGTCTTGGGAGATGCACTGGCAGCTGGAATTATGGCTCATATCTGCCGAAAGAATTTTACCCAGGAAAATGATGAA GTTCCACTGATTCGTGAAACAAAGCCCGGAAGTATTAATCAGATCATGACTTATCAAAGAAATGGATGTACAAATGATGTGAATAACGCAGATAATCAACTCTATGTGGGTGTCACGGATGAATCCCATAATGtacaaatggagctgggtccCAGAACCAAAAAAGATCATTGCACCATTGAAATAGATGAATTGGAGACCAAAGTATAA